The following are encoded together in the Bos taurus isolate L1 Dominette 01449 registration number 42190680 breed Hereford chromosome 10, ARS-UCD2.0, whole genome shotgun sequence genome:
- the REM2 gene encoding GTP-binding protein REM 2 isoform X1 produces the protein MRHVLNRLWLEPRWASLQVSSWEPHQFRLLVFYGREADATLLKKPEKLLAGLDRGRPPPALGAPRRRGSMPVPYKHQLRRAQAVDELDWPPQASSSGSSDSLGSGEAAPTQKDGIFKVMLVGESGVGKSTLAGTFGGLQGDSAHELENPEDTYERRIMVDKEEVTLVVYDIWEQGDAGGWLRDHCLQTGDAFLIVFSVTDRRSFSKVPETLLRLRAGRPHHDLPVILVGNKSDLARSREVSLEEGRHLAGTLSCKHIETSAALHHNTRELFEGAVRQIRLRRGRNGAGGPRPEWGSPEGLAPPARRESLTKKAKRFLANLVPRNAKFFKQRSRSCHDLSVL, from the exons ATGAGGCATGTTTTGAACAGGTTGTGGCTGGAACCACGCTGGGCAAGCCTTCAGGTCAGCTCCTGGGAGCCCCACCAGTTCAGGCTTCTGGTGTTCTATGGAAGAG AAGCAGATGCCACACTGCTGAAGAAGCCAGAGAAACTGTTGGCAGGGTTGGACCGGGGCAGGCCACCCCCTGCCCTAGGGGCCCCCAGACGAAGAGGCAGTATGCCTGTCCCCTACAAGCACCAGCTGCGGCGGGCCCAGGCTGTAGATGAACTTGACTGGCCACCTCAAGCCTCATCCTCTGGCTCTTCTGACTCCCTGGGCTCAGGGGAGGCAGCCCCCACCCAAAAGGATGGCATCTTCAAGGTCATGCTGGTGGGGGAGAGCGGCGTGGGCAAGAGCACCCTAGCAGGCACTTTCGGTGGTCTCCAGGGAGACAGTGCTCACGAGCTGGAGAACCCAG AGGACACCTATGAGAGACGCATCATGGTGGATAAGGAGGAAGTGACTCTAGTTGTTTATGACATCTGGGAACAG GGGGATGCAGGGGGGTGGCTGCGGGACCACTGCCTTCAGACGGGGGATGCCTTTCTCATCGTCTTCTCAGTCACCGACCGACGAAGCTTCTCCAAAGTTCCAGAGACCCTACTTCGGCTCAGGGCTGGGAGGCCCCACCACGATCTGCCTGTCATCCTTGTTGGAAACAAGAGTGACCTGGCCCGCTCCCGGGAGGTCTCACTGGAGG AGGGCCGCCATCTGGCAGGGACACTGAGCTGCAAGCACATCGAGACGTCGGCCGCGCTGCACCACAACACGAGGGAGCTCTTCGAAGGAGCGGTGCGCCAGATCCGGCTGCGGCGGGGCCGGAATGGCGCCGGGGGCCCGCGGCCCGAGTGGGGCAGCCCCGAGGGCCTCGCTCCGCCTGCGCGTCGCGAGAGCCTCACCAAGAAGGCCAAGCGCTTCCTTGCCAACCTGGTGCCGCGCAACGCCAAGTTCTTTAAGCAGCGCTCCAGATCGTGCCACGACCTCTCCGTGCTCTGA
- the REM2 gene encoding GTP-binding protein REM 2, with amino-acid sequence MHTDFDTDMDTDTETTALCPSSSHQASPPETPTPEADATLLKKPEKLLAGLDRGRPPPALGAPRRRGSMPVPYKHQLRRAQAVDELDWPPQASSSGSSDSLGSGEAAPTQKDGIFKVMLVGESGVGKSTLAGTFGGLQGDSAHELENPEDTYERRIMVDKEEVTLVVYDIWEQGDAGGWLRDHCLQTGDAFLIVFSVTDRRSFSKVPETLLRLRAGRPHHDLPVILVGNKSDLARSREVSLEEGRHLAGTLSCKHIETSAALHHNTRELFEGAVRQIRLRRGRNGAGGPRPEWGSPEGLAPPARRESLTKKAKRFLANLVPRNAKFFKQRSRSCHDLSVL; translated from the exons ATGCATACGGACTTCGACACCGACATGGACACCGACACGGAAACCACAGCACTCTGCCCCTCCAGCAGCCACCAGGCCTCTCCTCCAGAGACACCCACACCAG AAGCAGATGCCACACTGCTGAAGAAGCCAGAGAAACTGTTGGCAGGGTTGGACCGGGGCAGGCCACCCCCTGCCCTAGGGGCCCCCAGACGAAGAGGCAGTATGCCTGTCCCCTACAAGCACCAGCTGCGGCGGGCCCAGGCTGTAGATGAACTTGACTGGCCACCTCAAGCCTCATCCTCTGGCTCTTCTGACTCCCTGGGCTCAGGGGAGGCAGCCCCCACCCAAAAGGATGGCATCTTCAAGGTCATGCTGGTGGGGGAGAGCGGCGTGGGCAAGAGCACCCTAGCAGGCACTTTCGGTGGTCTCCAGGGAGACAGTGCTCACGAGCTGGAGAACCCAG AGGACACCTATGAGAGACGCATCATGGTGGATAAGGAGGAAGTGACTCTAGTTGTTTATGACATCTGGGAACAG GGGGATGCAGGGGGGTGGCTGCGGGACCACTGCCTTCAGACGGGGGATGCCTTTCTCATCGTCTTCTCAGTCACCGACCGACGAAGCTTCTCCAAAGTTCCAGAGACCCTACTTCGGCTCAGGGCTGGGAGGCCCCACCACGATCTGCCTGTCATCCTTGTTGGAAACAAGAGTGACCTGGCCCGCTCCCGGGAGGTCTCACTGGAGG AGGGCCGCCATCTGGCAGGGACACTGAGCTGCAAGCACATCGAGACGTCGGCCGCGCTGCACCACAACACGAGGGAGCTCTTCGAAGGAGCGGTGCGCCAGATCCGGCTGCGGCGGGGCCGGAATGGCGCCGGGGGCCCGCGGCCCGAGTGGGGCAGCCCCGAGGGCCTCGCTCCGCCTGCGCGTCGCGAGAGCCTCACCAAGAAGGCCAAGCGCTTCCTTGCCAACCTGGTGCCGCGCAACGCCAAGTTCTTTAAGCAGCGCTCCAGATCGTGCCACGACCTCTCCGTGCTCTGA
- the REM2 gene encoding GTP-binding protein REM 2 isoform X2, with translation MPVPYKHQLRRAQAVDELDWPPQASSSGSSDSLGSGEAAPTQKDGIFKVMLVGESGVGKSTLAGTFGGLQGDSAHELENPEDTYERRIMVDKEEVTLVVYDIWEQGDAGGWLRDHCLQTGDAFLIVFSVTDRRSFSKVPETLLRLRAGRPHHDLPVILVGNKSDLARSREVSLEEGRHLAGTLSCKHIETSAALHHNTRELFEGAVRQIRLRRGRNGAGGPRPEWGSPEGLAPPARRESLTKKAKRFLANLVPRNAKFFKQRSRSCHDLSVL, from the exons ATGCCTGTCCCCTACAAGCACCAGCTGCGGCGGGCCCAGGCTGTAGATGAACTTGACTGGCCACCTCAAGCCTCATCCTCTGGCTCTTCTGACTCCCTGGGCTCAGGGGAGGCAGCCCCCACCCAAAAGGATGGCATCTTCAAGGTCATGCTGGTGGGGGAGAGCGGCGTGGGCAAGAGCACCCTAGCAGGCACTTTCGGTGGTCTCCAGGGAGACAGTGCTCACGAGCTGGAGAACCCAG AGGACACCTATGAGAGACGCATCATGGTGGATAAGGAGGAAGTGACTCTAGTTGTTTATGACATCTGGGAACAG GGGGATGCAGGGGGGTGGCTGCGGGACCACTGCCTTCAGACGGGGGATGCCTTTCTCATCGTCTTCTCAGTCACCGACCGACGAAGCTTCTCCAAAGTTCCAGAGACCCTACTTCGGCTCAGGGCTGGGAGGCCCCACCACGATCTGCCTGTCATCCTTGTTGGAAACAAGAGTGACCTGGCCCGCTCCCGGGAGGTCTCACTGGAGG AGGGCCGCCATCTGGCAGGGACACTGAGCTGCAAGCACATCGAGACGTCGGCCGCGCTGCACCACAACACGAGGGAGCTCTTCGAAGGAGCGGTGCGCCAGATCCGGCTGCGGCGGGGCCGGAATGGCGCCGGGGGCCCGCGGCCCGAGTGGGGCAGCCCCGAGGGCCTCGCTCCGCCTGCGCGTCGCGAGAGCCTCACCAAGAAGGCCAAGCGCTTCCTTGCCAACCTGGTGCCGCGCAACGCCAAGTTCTTTAAGCAGCGCTCCAGATCGTGCCACGACCTCTCCGTGCTCTGA